CGAGAGTTTGCTGAAAAACTAAAAGCGATTACCTAATCGGGGGTTAATTTTATCGGGGGTTAGTATTTTTACTATCAAAAACTAATGATGATTGAAGACGAAGAACTAAGAGAGCTTTATAAAACTTCTAGTAGCGAACATCTTGCTAAGCTAGAATCCGATTTAATAATCCTGGAGAAAAATCCCCAAGACACAGTAGCCATTGAAGAATTTTTGCGAGAGGCACATACCCTAAAAGGGGACTCTCGAATGCTGGGGTTGAATGATATTGAAATGCTGGTACATCATTTAGAAGATTGTGTTGAGGGAATCAAGGCAGGAAAAGGGAAAATAACTCCCGAATTATGCGATCGCCTGTACCAAGGCATAGATGCAATCAATCAACTTTCGCATCAGGCAACTACTGGAGAAGCAGTAGAAGTCAATACTTTTGAAGTGTTGGCATCATTAATGGGTGTATCAGATGTCTCTCAATCTACTGGTAATTCTGAAGCGGATTTATTTGAAGATTCTGATTTTCAAGCATCTTTATTTGATGATTTTGATGACAATAATAGTATCGATCTGTTTAACGAAGCGGATGCAGAAAAAATATTAGCAGCTAAATTAGAATCAGTATCCGCTCCCTCCGTAACCCAAAATTCTCAGCCAGCAGTAGCTGCACCTGTAAAAGATTATTCCATTGACACTATTCGAGTTGAACCGCAAAAGCTCGATACCTTAATGACTCATGCTAATGAGTTAACCGTAACCAAGCTAAGTATTTCCCGCCAGATGACACAAATCAATCAAATGGTGGATTTATGGGAACAGTGGCATAAAGACAATTCTCAAAAACGTTCGGTGTTTGACCAGATTGAAAATAGTTTACCCCCAGAGAAACTCCAGCCCTTAAAGTATTTCTTTAACACTGCCCAGCAGCGTTTAGAGTCTTTCGGTAGCTTAGTCAATTATTTAAAGATTAGGGCTAACCAGGATGTCAATAGTTTAAACCTGATCGCCGATCGCTTGGAGTCTGGCATTCAAGAATTACGGCAGTTACCTCTGTCTAATGTTTTTAATCTGTTTCCTCGTATGGTGCGAGATCTGGCTAAACAACAGGGTAAAGAAATTAATTTGGTAATTGAAGGCGGAGATACTCAAGCTGATAAAAAGATTTTAGAAGAAATTAAAGACCCCCTGCTGCATTTGATTCGTAATGCGATCGATCATGGCATCGAAATTCCAGAAGAACGCATTAGACGAGGTAAATCCTCAACGGCAACTCTCGTGCTTCGGGGTTATCAAACTGGTAACAGCATCGGGGTTGAAATCCGCGATGACGGCAGAGGTTTGAATCTTGACGGTATCAAAAATACCGCCATCAGGCGACAGGTTCGCACAGAAGCCGAACTAGCTAATATGAGTCAGGAGGAAATTCAATCTCTAATCTTTGCTTCTGGCTTTTCTACTCGTACCGAAATTACTGAGCTTTCAGGCAGAGGAGTAGGTTTAGATGTGGTTCGAGCTAATGTAGAACGATTGAAAGGCTCAATTCAGGTGAGTTCTACCCCTGGAAATGGCTGTAAATTTCAAATTCGTTTGGGCAGTAGCCTCGCTACTACGCGGGTATTAATTGTCGAAGAAGCAAAAAACCTTTACGCCATACCAGTAGAGTATATCGCTAATATGCTAGCGATCGCCGTAGATGATATTTATACCATCGATGGTAGTGAAGTAATCGATTATGAAGATCGACCAATTTCTCTTGCTAAGTTGGGAACTTTATTAAAATTATCCACTACTAATCAGGTTCAAACAGCTAGTAAAGCTAACAAATTATTTTGCCTAGTTTTATATCTAGGCAAAGAATATTTCTGCTTAATTGTTGATGCCTTTGTAGATCGACAAGATATCGCCTTTAAACCTCAAAGTAAATTACTCAAGCGTATTCCTAATATTGCAGGAGCGACTATTTTAGGGAATGGGGAAGTATGCATGATTCTCAATCCTAACGATCTACTTCATTCTCTCAAAAACGGCACTTGGCACAATATTTCCGCTTCGGTGGAACCCGCCTCAGCCAAAAATAAACTACTGCTAGTAGAAGACTCCATTATTATCCGTACTCAGATGCAGCGTCTGCTCAAGAATGCTGGCTATGATGTCACTGTCGCTGTAAATGGTTTGGATGGGTTAGAGAAAATTCAGACAGAAGAATTCAGTATTGTGCTGTCTGACATAGAAATGCCTCAGATGAATGGTTTAGAAATGATCGCCAATATTCGTCAAAACAGTAAATATAATCAACTGCCTATTGTGCTAATTACTACTTTGGCTTCACCAGAGGATAAACGACGAGGTATCGAAGCAGGAGCAAATGCCTATTTGACCAAGGGTGATTTCGATCAACAAATTTTATTTCAAACTCTCGAGCAATTAGTTAACCACAATAATTAAATTTACCATGAACAAGATCAAAGTTGTCTTAGTTGAAGACTCTCCCGTAGCCATTAATATCTATGAGAAGATGCTCAACTCTTCCCCTCACATTGAGGTGGTTGGCAAAGCCTGCAACGGCAAAGAGGGATTTGATTTGGTTTCTAAGCTGAAACCCGATGTAATTTGTGCTGACTTAGAAATGCCTGTAATGAACGGTTTTGAACTTACCAAACAAGTCATGGCATATCATCCTACGCCGATTTTAATCATAAGTAATAGCGTGCAAAAAGATGATATAGACAATATTTATGAAGTGATGAAAGCTGGGGCAGTGGATATCATGCCCAAACCTCGAACCGCTTCGGGCGGTAATACCGAATCTACCCAGAAGGAACTGATCGTAAAGATTAGGGTTTTAGCTAATAAAAAAGTTACGCATATTCCCCTAAATTAGTACTTAATTTCAGCTTTAAGCTATCTAATGTTTAATTTGAAATTCATAATAATTTTTCGACATCAAAACCACGCTATCTCTTTTGGCTATGTGTGCTTAAGAGTACTGGCAGGCGGAAAACCTTTGGTAAACAACTGACCCATTTTTTTTACGTCCTAATATCAAAATACTAGTTAATTAGAATCAAATATCATGGCAATTAGAGTTTTATTAGTTGAAGATTCCGATGTCGCAATTAACATCTATGAAAAAATGCTCAATTCTTCTTCCCACATTGAAGTAGTTGGCAAAGCCAGTAATGGTAAGCAAGGTTTAGATCTGGTTTCGCTCTTAAACCCTGACGTAATCTGCGCGGATTTACAAATGCCTGTAATGGATGGCTTAGAATTTACGAAGCAAGTTATGGCGCATCATCCAACACCTATTTTAGTGTTGAGTAACGCGGTACAAAAGTCAGATATAGATAATATTTACGAAGTAATGAAAGCTGGGGCGGTAGATGTGATGGCAAAACCTCAAACCGCTTTGGGCGGAAATTCTGAATCTATGCAGAATGAATTAGTTGTCAAAATTAGAGTCTTAGCAACTAAGAAAGTTAAAGCAATTCCTTTGAGATAAAAGGGAAAATCAATTATGAAGAATGAGGGCGAAGAAACTATCTGCGACCCTCATAGTTCTTGATTTTTTACATAGCTGCTGCCCTGGCTTCAGCAGCTTCGTCGGGGTGAATGCCCAATCTAGTTAAATTAAGACGGTTTTTCTGATCGAAACCACGTATTTTAACGACAATTTCATCTCCGACTGCAACCTCATCATCCACTTTACCTACTCTGCCTTCGGCTAACTGGGAAATGTGAATCATGCCTTCTTTTCCCGGTAAAATCTCGACAAAAGCGCCAATATCGATAATTCTGGTAATTTTACCCAGGTAAACATCTCCTTCATTAAGCTTACGGGTAATGTTGTAGATCATCTTACGAGCCATGTCGGCTTTTTCGGCTTCTACTGCTGCAATGATTACTTTACCGTCATCTTCGATATCAATTTTTGCCCCAGTTTGTTCGGTAATGGCTTTAATTGTCTTACCTGAAGGTCCAATTACCATGCCAATCAAATCGGGATCGATCTTCATGGTTAACAGTCTAGGTGCATAGGGAGATAGCTCTTTTCTAGGCGCATCGATCGCCTTGAGCATCTCCTCTAAAATATAGATACGCGCTGGTAAAGCTTGTTGAATAGCCTTAGCAATCACATCCATGGAAAGACCAGTAATTTTCATGTCCATCTGTAAGGCAGTAATTCCTGTATCTGTGCCTGCAACCTTGAAGTCCATGTCGCCCAAAAAGTCCTCAATCCCCTGGATATCGGTGAGAATTCTTACCTCATCTCCTTCTTTAATTAGGCCCATCGCTGCGCCACTAACTGGTTTAGTTAAGGGAACTCCTGCATCCATCAAAGATAATGTCGAACCACATACTGAACCCATAGAGGTCGATCCATTAGAAGACAGTACTTCAGAAACTACCCGCAGGACATAAGGAAAATCTTCGGCACTGGGTAACACGGGAAGCAAAGCTCTTTCAGCTAGTGCGCCGTGACCAATTTCTCTCCGTCCAGGAGAGCGCATGGGGCGAGTTTCGCCGACGGAATAGGGGGGGAAATTGTAGTGATGCAGATAGCGTTTTTCGTCTTGGATGGTCATGTCGTCTTTAGTGTCCTGAGCATCCCCTGATGTCCCTAAAGTGGCGATCGAAAGTACCTGAGTTAGACCTCTTCTAAACAAGCCGCTACCATGAACCCGATTAGGTAAAACCCCTACCTTAGAAGAAATTGGTCGTACTTGATCTAGCTTTCTGCCATCAACCCTGATGCCATCTTCAAGGATTTGACCCCGCATCAGCTTTTTAGTTAGGGTTTTAAATGCCTTGTCAATTGCTTTAGGATCTTGAGCATGCGCTACTGCTATCGGATCGTCTTCAGGAAGTTCGGCGATCGCCTGAAGAATTTTAGTTTGCTTAATTTCATCTAAAGCTTCATCGCGAGCCTTTTTGTCAAAGTCATATTGGGAGAGAATTTGCTTGATATCTTGGGTACTGCGATCGCCCAAAAAATTGTTTAAACTCTGATCTTCTTGGAGAGGTTCGGGAACAACCACCTCGATACCCAATTCTTTAATTAATTCTCGTTGTGACTGAATTAGCTCTTGAATTGCTTCATAGGCAAAATCGATCGCCTCGATCACATCTTGTTCTGGTAGCTGATTTGCACCAGCTTCTACCATGACAATCCCTTCTGGGCTACCTGCCACAACAATATCGAGGTCGCCTTTTTTAATTTCTTTATAGGTAGGATTGAGAATAAAGTCATCTCCTACTAAGCCTACCCTGACTGCTGCCATTGGACCATAAAAAGGAATCTCTGCCAGCAAAACCGCTACCGAAGCCCCCGTTACTGCTAAAACATCTGGGGGTACATCTTCATCCATTGAAAGGGTAGTAGCAACTATCTGAATATCATCCCGCAACCAGTCAGGAAACAGAGGACGCATCGGACGGTCAATTAATCTGCTGGTTAAGATCGCTTTTTCTCCTGGCCTACCTTCTCTTCTAAAAAAGCCTCCAGGAATTCGTCCTGCTGCATATTGTCGCTCTTCGTAGTCTACGGTTAAAGGTAAAAAATCAATGCCTTCTCTTCCCTTTGCTCTCGTAGCAGTAACCAGAACCGCTGTATCGCCTGACTGTACTAATACTGAACCGCCTGCCTGTGGTGCGAGCAAGCCTACTTTGAGCCGAATATCACGACCATCAAAAGATATCGACTTGTCAAATTCTTGCATCAACTATATTTTCCTTATTTTTTCGCTTCTTTTTCTCGTGGCTAGATCCTAACACTATCTGAATCGTTAAATCTTTTATATGACAAGGTGATAGGGCTATAGTTTTGTGTTTAATATTTAAGTTATTTTAAGCATCTGTTTTTTACTGACCGCGGAATGCACCCAGCAGAATTAGTCAATTTGCTTCCATCCCGCTTTTTGTGGCTTAAAGTTGTCATCAAAGATGGTTTCAGAATCGTAATAGACCTCGTAGGTGTATTCTGTAGGCAGCTTAGATTCTCTTAAGTCTGCTCCTGCAAAAACAGTATGAAATAAATAGGCTTCTCGTAAATCTGCACCCTGCAAATTAGCTTTAGTAAAGTTTGCCTCTTTTAAATGGGCTTCTCTTAAATTAGCCTGGCATAGGTTGGCTCGTTCAAAATTTACCTTAATTAAAATTGCTTTGACTAAATTGACCAACGCCAAATTAGTTTGAATCAAACTAGACTCGCTCAAATTACAGCTAGTTAATTTAGCTTCTCGCAGATTTGAGCCATCTAATTGAATTCCTTTGAGACTAACTCCTATCAATGGTGCTTTACTTAATTCTGTGCGCCGAAAGTTAGTTTCTCCTTTGTTATACCTACTAAGAATTTCATAGGGTTTAGCGAAAGAAAAAAGATTAGTATTATAAATATTAAAAATGCTTGCCAAAAAAAAGTCTACGGTAATTTGCTTTAGATAACCTCGTTCCACTGCAAGACGATGAAACCTAGTTGGGTTAGTTTGCCGCTGTTGCTCGCGTAATAGTTTGGCAATTTGCTGTTCATTTAATAATCCTGCTTGGCGAAAGTAATATATTAAAGGCTGTTTTTGCTGTTGCTCTAGTAGTTTTGTCCACTTTTGGGCAAAAAAATCAGCCGTTTGCTGTTTAATCCAGTTGTGAGAAGCTAATA
The sequence above is drawn from the Coleofasciculaceae cyanobacterium genome and encodes:
- a CDS encoding pentapeptide repeat-containing protein; this encodes MQNLPNSNEVLISEANKPLGEILIEAGLITASQIEFALQLQSTSNLRIGEILASHNWIKQQTADFFAQKWTKLLEQQQKQPLIYYFRQAGLLNEQQIAKLLREQQRQTNPTRFHRLAVERGYLKQITVDFFLASIFNIYNTNLFSFAKPYEILSRYNKGETNFRRTELSKAPLIGVSLKGIQLDGSNLREAKLTSCNLSESSLIQTNLALVNLVKAILIKVNFERANLCQANLREAHLKEANFTKANLQGADLREAYLFHTVFAGADLRESKLPTEYTYEVYYDSETIFDDNFKPQKAGWKQID
- a CDS encoding polyribonucleotide nucleotidyltransferase; this translates as MQEFDKSISFDGRDIRLKVGLLAPQAGGSVLVQSGDTAVLVTATRAKGREGIDFLPLTVDYEERQYAAGRIPGGFFRREGRPGEKAILTSRLIDRPMRPLFPDWLRDDIQIVATTLSMDEDVPPDVLAVTGASVAVLLAEIPFYGPMAAVRVGLVGDDFILNPTYKEIKKGDLDIVVAGSPEGIVMVEAGANQLPEQDVIEAIDFAYEAIQELIQSQRELIKELGIEVVVPEPLQEDQSLNNFLGDRSTQDIKQILSQYDFDKKARDEALDEIKQTKILQAIAELPEDDPIAVAHAQDPKAIDKAFKTLTKKLMRGQILEDGIRVDGRKLDQVRPISSKVGVLPNRVHGSGLFRRGLTQVLSIATLGTSGDAQDTKDDMTIQDEKRYLHHYNFPPYSVGETRPMRSPGRREIGHGALAERALLPVLPSAEDFPYVLRVVSEVLSSNGSTSMGSVCGSTLSLMDAGVPLTKPVSGAAMGLIKEGDEVRILTDIQGIEDFLGDMDFKVAGTDTGITALQMDMKITGLSMDVIAKAIQQALPARIYILEEMLKAIDAPRKELSPYAPRLLTMKIDPDLIGMVIGPSGKTIKAITEQTGAKIDIEDDGKVIIAAVEAEKADMARKMIYNITRKLNEGDVYLGKITRIIDIGAFVEILPGKEGMIHISQLAEGRVGKVDDEVAVGDEIVVKIRGFDQKNRLNLTRLGIHPDEAAEARAAAM
- a CDS encoding hybrid sensor histidine kinase/response regulator, which translates into the protein MMIEDEELRELYKTSSSEHLAKLESDLIILEKNPQDTVAIEEFLREAHTLKGDSRMLGLNDIEMLVHHLEDCVEGIKAGKGKITPELCDRLYQGIDAINQLSHQATTGEAVEVNTFEVLASLMGVSDVSQSTGNSEADLFEDSDFQASLFDDFDDNNSIDLFNEADAEKILAAKLESVSAPSVTQNSQPAVAAPVKDYSIDTIRVEPQKLDTLMTHANELTVTKLSISRQMTQINQMVDLWEQWHKDNSQKRSVFDQIENSLPPEKLQPLKYFFNTAQQRLESFGSLVNYLKIRANQDVNSLNLIADRLESGIQELRQLPLSNVFNLFPRMVRDLAKQQGKEINLVIEGGDTQADKKILEEIKDPLLHLIRNAIDHGIEIPEERIRRGKSSTATLVLRGYQTGNSIGVEIRDDGRGLNLDGIKNTAIRRQVRTEAELANMSQEEIQSLIFASGFSTRTEITELSGRGVGLDVVRANVERLKGSIQVSSTPGNGCKFQIRLGSSLATTRVLIVEEAKNLYAIPVEYIANMLAIAVDDIYTIDGSEVIDYEDRPISLAKLGTLLKLSTTNQVQTASKANKLFCLVLYLGKEYFCLIVDAFVDRQDIAFKPQSKLLKRIPNIAGATILGNGEVCMILNPNDLLHSLKNGTWHNISASVEPASAKNKLLLVEDSIIIRTQMQRLLKNAGYDVTVAVNGLDGLEKIQTEEFSIVLSDIEMPQMNGLEMIANIRQNSKYNQLPIVLITTLASPEDKRRGIEAGANAYLTKGDFDQQILFQTLEQLVNHNN
- a CDS encoding response regulator — encoded protein: MNKIKVVLVEDSPVAINIYEKMLNSSPHIEVVGKACNGKEGFDLVSKLKPDVICADLEMPVMNGFELTKQVMAYHPTPILIISNSVQKDDIDNIYEVMKAGAVDIMPKPRTASGGNTESTQKELIVKIRVLANKKVTHIPLN
- a CDS encoding response regulator translates to MAIRVLLVEDSDVAINIYEKMLNSSSHIEVVGKASNGKQGLDLVSLLNPDVICADLQMPVMDGLEFTKQVMAHHPTPILVLSNAVQKSDIDNIYEVMKAGAVDVMAKPQTALGGNSESMQNELVVKIRVLATKKVKAIPLR